ATTGGTCTACAGGCTGCCTGAAATCGGTGAGCTGGTGGGCGGCTACCGCATGGTCGAGAAGCTCGGCTCCGGTAGCTACGGCCACGTCTACAAGGCCGAGCAGGCGCAGTGCTTCTACGCGGTGAAGTTCCTCCGCGGTCGCCTGTTGCATGACCGGGCCCGGCGAGAGATCCGCATCCTGCTTCACCTGGAACATCCCGATGTCGTCCGCTTCTACGGGTGCGGCTACTGGCCGGACCCATTCATCGGACATTCCTATCTCGTGATGGAGTTCGCCGGAGGGCGGACACTGGAGGCATACGCCTCGGAGGAGAACCCATCCGCCCGCAGGTCCGCGCGCATCGTGCTGGATACCGCGCTGACGCTCGGTGAGGTGCTCCGGCAGGGGGTCATGCACCGGGACCTCAAGCCGGACAACATCATCATCCGCGATGTGAATTCGCGGCCGCTCCTCATCGACTTCGGCGTGGGCACTCTCGTGGGGGCTCCCGCCGTCACCAGCTCACGCCTTCCTCCTGGCACCCTCGAGTTCCGCGCGCCCGAAGCGTGGCGCTTCAGCCAGGAGAGTGATTCCGAGCACTACGAGTACGGCCCGGCGGACGAGTTGTGGGCTCTCGGGGTGACGTTCTACTGGCTGCTGACGGACGTCCTTCCCTTTGGCGACAGGGATGACGAAGAAGACGGTGGTCTGGCCGAGCGCATCCTCCACCAGACGCCTGTCGCCCCCCACCTCCTCAACCCGCGCGTGCCACGAGCGCTCTCCGACATCTGCATGCGGATGTTGGAGAAGGAGCCGACGGCACGTTACGCGAGCGTGGTCGAGTTCTGCGCGGCGCTCGATGCGGCCATGGCCGAGGCCGAGCCTGATTCGTGCTGGGACCTGCCACTGTTCGAGCCGGACGCGCTTCACGCCAGGACCACGGAGGAAGATCCAGCGCGTGTGGATGTGAACGACTCGACGCGCTGGCTCCGGCGTTGGATGAAGGAGAAGCGCCGGAGAGGCCTGAAGCCCCCGGAGAAGACAGACACAACTCCCACGCCCGTGGCCGGAGTCCTCGCCACTGTCCCGGAACAGAACGAGCCCGTTGTCGCGCCAGTCCCTCCGCCGGAACCGATTGCACCCCCTGTGTCTCGCACGCCGGCTCCGTCTGAACTACCGCGAGCGATACCAGCTCCACGCCCTGCGATGACACGTCATCGCACTCGCCTCGCGACGGCAACCGGGCTCGCGGCCGTGGTGCTCGGCATCTCCCTGCTCTCCAGCTCGATCCTCTTCCCTCCTGTATCGGCCCCACTCGACACGTCATCCAAGGCCACCACGACTCTACAATCCGAGTCCGGCCATGAAGTGGCGTGGTCCGCGAAGCCGCTGGATCCTCCAGGCGGAGAAGGCGCCGAGCCCGCGATGGGCTCCATCTCCGCGCCTGTGATGATCACGATGCTTCCCAAGGACCACACCAGCGAGAAGCCCCAGGAGAAGAAGCAGAAGGTTCTCGAACGCGCCGCCAAGGTCATCGGTACGGGACTGGTCTGCAAGGCGCTGGCGGGATGCCCCGCCCCACAACAGGTGCGCCCGACTCCGGAGCCCGCTGCATGTCCAGCCGGTTCCACTGAGGCCATGGCCGACAAGCTCGGTGTCCGTGTCGGGGAAATGGTCTCCGGGTACCTTTCAACCAAAGGGGGTGCTCAGGACATCACCGTTCGCCAAGGCGCTACTTCCATCGAGTTGGGTCCTCTCAAGCCCGACAAAGAGGGAGGGGACATCTTCCTGTCTGGCATACTCACCATCGGGGAGGAGCGCGTGTACGGCCAATTCACCCAGGCGCGTATTCGGGACGGGCAGCCGTTCCCGGTCTGCTTCGAGATGAGAGACATCTTCAAGAGGGGCAAAGGTAGTGCCATCAGTGAGCGACACGGAGACCCCGATTCCGCCCGCATCTGGTCCACGGTGGACCTGAAGGCCGTTGACAGATTCGAGTGAGCGCCAGGCAACCGGGTGGAAGAGATGAATGGGACCCAGACACGACAGGGCCCAGAGGCGAAATGGATGCGAGCACCGTTTCCGCACCGGAGTTCCCGTCTCGTGTTCACGTTGCTGTCTGCCGCGCTCCTGATGATGGTGCTTGTTGCAGGGGGTTCCGCCGCTGCCCAGACGTGTCCTCCGCTTGGAGAAGCGGAAGGCCGTTGCATCGAGTTGACGGCGGACGGGGCTGGTGAAGTATCCGAGGCACAGCTCAGCCCGGGACTGGCCACGACATTCCTCTTCGACTCGGATGTACGCGCGGACAGTGTGCTGCCGGAGAATCGCGAGCACTTCGAGGTGATGGACCTCGGGAAACGCACTCTTACGCTCGTTCCATCGGAGAGGATGCTCGGCAAGAATCCCAGCACGGTGACGGTGTGTTTCGCGAGCAACGAGGCCCCAGCGTGCGCGACCTTCCGGCTGCTGCTGCATCCCTCGATTGGCGAGCGGCAGGTGAGGATCTTCCGCCATCCGCGTCCAGTGGAGTCCATTCAAGCCGAGTTGAAGAAAGCCTACGCGGAGAGCGCGAAACTGCAGGCGGAACTCGTACAGATGCGCGCAGAACAAGGCGAGCCGGGCGGACTCACAGGCATGTTCGTTTCCGGCATGGTGGACACGAGGGGCATTCACTGTTCGGAGGTCCGTGTCGTCCAGAGACCGGGAAATGCGCTGTCCGCGCTACGTATCATTACCTGCCGCGCGCGAGGGCGGATGGTCATGCTGGTGGACTTGAAGAACGACGACGCGGCGCCCTGGATGCCGCAAGGTGCCCGGCTCACTGGCCCCAAGGGAGAAGAACTCAAGGGCGCCGTGTGGACACCAGAGCCCGTCCGTCTGGGCAAATCTCGCCCCCTCTACATCGAAGTACAGGCCGAGGACGCGCGGACCGTGGGCCCCTTCACCCTGAAGCTCTGGGAGGCGGATGGGCCACGCACCGTCACTCTCGGCAACGTGGCATTCCCGGTTCTGACGGAGGGGCCGGGGCTCTGAATCGAACCCCACCCGCGCCTCTCTCCCGCCCAGGCACGATCAGGGGTAATGTTCCTTCATTTGGAACCGCTCGACACCCTTCGTCTGATTCTCGCCGGCCTGCTCTTCGGGCTGGGACTGCTGGGCCTCTTCAAGGCGCCCCTGGGCTCCCTCTGGAAGCCCGCCGTGGCCGCAACCGAGTGGGGCCACGTCCTGGCCGTCTTCCCGCTCCTCTTGTTGCTGCTGCCCGGTGGAACAGGCTTCGGCGCCCGGGTCGCGTGGTGCCTGGCCGCGCTCGCCGTGATTCTCCTGCTCTCCTCCCTGATCCGGGCCCTCAGGTACGTGAAGGGACTGGAGGCGGACTTCGCCAAGACCTTCGGTCCCGTCCAGCCTCGCACCCTCCCCGGGGCTCCAGCACGAACCGCGCCCCTCGTCCTGGGCGATCTGCTCTCGGTCTCCACCCCCGTGGTGACCCCCACCCGGCACACCTACCGGGAAGTCGACGGCCATGTTCTGCAGCTGGACCTGTACCGAAGCCCCGGGGCTCCCCGGCCGCTGCCACTCGTCGTGGTGATCCACGGAGGCTCCTGGAACAGCGGGGACAGCTCCCAGCTCAACTGGCTGAACAACTACCTCTCCGCCCGAGGCTTCGCGGTCGCGGCGATCAACTACCGGCTCGCGCCCCGTCACACCTTCCCGGCCCAGCGCGATGACGTGCTCGCCGCCCTCTCCTGGCTGCGAGAGAACGCCTCCCAGCTGGAGCTGGATCCCTCCCGCATCGCCTTCCTCGGGCGCTCCGCTGGAGGCCAGCTGGCGCTGCTCGCCGCCTACACGGCACGCGATCCGGCGATCCGCGCGGCCGTCGCCCTGTATGCGCCCACGGACCTCAACTGGGGCTGGGCCAACCCCACCAACCCCCGGGTGATGGACAGCCCCAAGACCCTGAGCGAGTACCTCGGAGGAACGCCTGCCCAGGTCCAGGCGCACTTCGATGCCGCGTCGCCCATCGACTTCGTGCTCCCCAGTTCGCCCCCCACCCTGTTGGTTCATGGGACCCGGGACGAGCTGGTCCTCGCCGAACAGAGCCGGCGTCTGGCCAGACGTCTGGAACAGGCCAACGTCCCCCACCTGCAGCTCGAGCTCCCCTGGGCCACGCACGGCTGTGACGCGAACCCCGCGGGACCGGGAGGACAGATCACCACCTGGGCCGTGGAGCGCTTCCTCGCCGCCGCCTTTCAGGACGCTCCGAGACCCTCCGCGGGTTAGACCCAGAGAAAGTGCGACAAGGCTCCATGCCCAACTGGAAACGACTGCAGCAGCTCAACGCGGGTGAGGCCATCTGGTACTCGGACCCTCAGCTCGACACCAAGGACGAGGTCTGGTTCTACAACCAGGGCGGTGCGTTGCGCATCTGGAGCGAGGGCACGCTCCACAAGGAGGACCCGAAGGTCTTCAAGGGCCTGAAGCCCGTCGAGCGCAGGCACACCCTCTACCGGCTCAGCAGTCTCCTCCACGTCGATGTCGAGGTTCGGGGCGAACAGTCCCTCATCTGCCGGGGCACCCTGAACGGCGCGCACCTCGTCTCCCGCATCGAGACCTCGCGGATCGAGGCGCTGCTGGCGCGCTACCGGAAGCTGGGCTTCAAGGACGGCGCGCCGTGGAATGCGTCGGCGAAGTACGTGACGCGCCGCGAATACCACCTGAACGACTCCAAGTACTGGGACATCCGCGTGGACGGCGAGCATGTGTTCGAGGACTACTCGAAGCAGACGACCCTCGCGAGCCGTGAAGCCGCCCTCGCGCGGGCCGAGCAGCGCGTCCGTGCCAGGGAAAAAGCCGGCTTCCAGCTGCGCAACATCGAGCTCGAGAAGGCCCGCTTCTCCAATCCGGAGCCCAAGCCCGCGCCTGGCGCCCCCAAGCGCGCGCCTCCGCCCAAGGGCCCAGCCTTCCCGAAGCCCCAGGACGCCTTCGAGGCCGTGGACACGGCCATCGCGATGCTGAAGGACCTGCACACGCGCTACCCCACGGGGCACTTCGTCGCGGAACAGCTCGACGTGGCGAAGGAGAAGAAGCGCATCGCCTCGGTCGAGGAGCATGCGTCCTTCTTCAAGCGCATGCACAAGGAGCGCATCGGCCGTTGGCAGACGGCGAAGCCGGGCAAGCCCAAGAAGCGCGAGTCGAGCTGGGACTACTTCCTGCGCGTCTACGGCTCCATTACCTGGATCGTGGGCAGCGGCGCCGACGACGACCTGCCCATGTTCCTGTGTGGCAACGTCACGGGTGGCGGCTGGAGCTGCCTGGAGGTCAGCAACGACCTGTATGAGATGGACGACCTCGTGGAAGCCACCGGCAACACGGACCTGGAGGAACTCCTCGTGTTCCACGGCGGGTGGCATACCCGCAAGTCCTTCGCATTCGACTGTCGCGTCGCCTCGCCCTCCGGGGAACTGGCCATCATTCCCTTTGACGAGAGCATCGAGAAGCTGCCCCGCCCCATGAAGCCCGAGCGCGTGCAGCCCTTCGGCACGTGGCTCCACAAGCGCGTCTCCGAGCTGATCCGCACGGCGGAGGCGAACCTGCACGAGGCACAGTGAAGAATCCAGTCCAGCCCCGCGCCCCCCGACTACACTGAGTCACGGAGTTCGCTCATGTCGCACCGTCGGAGGCAAAGACACATGAGACGTCTGGTCGCGCCGTCATTCATCGTGATTCTCATGTTGCTGGGTTGTGAGACGAGCACGCCAGCCACGGTCGAACCCACGCCAGAAGACGCGGGCACCCAGACGCCTCCCCTCCCCACCAAGAGCGCCAAGCGGGGAATCGCCTTCGACCTCGCGACTCCGGAGGACCTCGCCGCCCTCTCCCCAGGGGTGAGCTGGTGGTACAACTGGAGCCCCCAGCCCCATCGGAATGTGCCCACGGACTACCGGTCCCGCTACGGCATGGACTTCCTCCCCATGCTGTGGAACGGGAACTTCGACGCCACGAGCATCGAGGCGTTCCTCAAGGCCCATCCCGAAATCAAATACTTGCTGCTCCTCAACGAGCCCAACCTCACGGACCAGGCCAACATGTCGCCCCAGGACGCGGCGCGGCTGTGGCCCAGGTACGAGAGCGTCGCCGCGAATACGGGGGTCAAGCTGGTCGGCCCCGCGATGAGCTGGGGAACCTATCCGGGCTACTCGGACCCGGTCGTCTGGCTCGATGCGTTCTACGCCGCCTACCGCGCGGCCAACGGGAACCGCGACCCGCGCATCGATTACCTCGCGTTCCACTGGTACGACTACGGGCTCGCGGGTCAGCTGGACCGGCTCAAGAAGTACGGCAAGCCATTCTGGGTCACCGAATTCGCCAACTGCCACAGCCAGAAGGATGGCGCGCAGATCGACTCGGTCGCCAAACAGAAGGCCCAGATGACGGAAATGGTGGCCGTCTGCGAGAGCCGTGAGGACGTGTTCCGCTACGCCTGGTTCACGGGGCGATGGACGAACGATCCGTGCTTCGCCAGCCTTCTGGGCGCTCCGGGAACCCTGACGGAGCTGGGCGCCCATTACCTCGCCCAGCCCTTCCACTGACGACACCACCACTCGCGACGGCGCGAGCTACGACCCAGAGTGTGTCAGCCTATCACTATAGGATGATCGCCCTCATGAGTCGGGGCAGGCGCACAGGAGCGCCTTCCGCACGTTGGAGTGGAACATGATCGCAGTCCACCTGGGCCGACGTTCTTCATCTTGGATTCTCATCCTGGGGCTCTCTGTCACGGGAGTGCTCGCTGGCTGCAGCTTGTCGTCGGATGACCCGTCCGACGAAAATCCGCCACCCGACGCGGGAAGTCCCGATGCGGGAAGTCCCGACGCGGGGCCGCCTCCTGATTTCACCTGGGGCAGCGGCACGGACACCGGCAAGCTCGAGGGCAACGTGTGGACCCCTGGGCGTGACGCGACGGGACTCGTGAACCAGGCGTCGTGGGCGCTCGTCCCCAAGGGGCGGTGGATCGAGGTCGCTGGTACGCCGCTCACCTCGCTCGACGCGGACGTCAAGGCGGCGCTTCCTGGCTTCCGGGATCTAGGCTCCGGGGGTATCGCCGCGGTCATCAACGCCTACTCCGGCGTGGCGGTCGACGCGCCTCGCGCCCGCTGGTGGGCCTTCGGCGGCGGGCACGCCGACAGCTCCAACAACGGCCTCTACCGCTTCGACATGGCGAAGATGCGCTGGAGCATCGAGCAGCTCCCCGACAACTCGGCGAACTGGACGAAGGTCGTCTATGGGGGCACGTACAGCTACTACCCGCCCGCCGCGGAGTACTCCAAGGCCCACCCGGACAGCGACGTCTACGCGGATGAGTTCTTCGACCCGGACCGGCCCGCCGCGTCGACTGGCAACCCGGTGGCTCGCCACACGTACAACGGGCTCGTCTACAACCCGGACCTCCAGGAGGTGGCCTTTGGCGTCCGGCGGATGTGGCGCTACAGCCTGACCACCCACACCTGGAAGCGCCACAACCCCTTCAACACCCCAGGGGCCATCTACGACGGGGTGACCGGATATGGCGGCTCGTCCGGCTGGACGTTCTGGGACGAGGTGAAACACCGTTACCTCTTTGGCCCCACGGAGAACTACAGCTATTCGAGGTGGTGGTCCTTCGACACCGACGACCAGTCCTGGAACTGGGAGACCGTCACTCCCCCCGCGTGGTTTTTCGCCCAGATGGTCAGGCTCGATCGGAAGCTGGTGAGCTTCCCCTACCCGGAGTCGGAACACGGCACCTTCCCTCCGCAGTTCATCACGTACGACATGGATACGGGGAAGTGGGAGCGCCTGCTCCTGGAGCACGACCTCGAGCTCTCACGCTGCTACACCGATTACTTCGAGGGAATGATCTTCACCTACGTGCCACCGCTCAAGCGCTACATCGCCGCGTTCCCGTACGACCGCGACGGGGATGGGCGCTTCGAGTACCGGACCTTCGAGGTCGACGCGACGACCCTCAAGCTGAGCGAGGCGCCGCAGTGGGAGGCCGGCGCCTTCGGCGGGTGGCACGACCTCGTCAAGAACCGCTTCTTCTACCTGGAGACGCACAACGCCCTCGTCTACGTGCGCAAGGGAGAAGAGAACCTGCGCGTCTTCCGGCTCCCCTGAGCCAGCACCCCGCCTTCCGCGCCCCGGGAAGTTCCTCCTGGGCGGCCACGAGCCAAGGCTCCCGTGACACCGCCGCATGTGTGGCGGCGGTGTTGCCAAACGTATGAAGTTCTACGAGCTCAACAGAGATCCCTCACCGCGCAATACGGGCAACCTGAACGCCGCTCACGCGTGGAAGCTGCCCGGTGTGGAGCCCTGCCCGGCCTGTCATCTGCAGCCCGAGATGCATACATTCGCTCAATACCCATGCGTGGACCTTTCGGGGCTACCACTGGAGGAGCAGAAGAAGCTGTCCAGTGCCTGGCCCGTCCCGCACGAGGAATTCATCCGGCGGCGCGAGCTCGTGCGTCCGCTGGCGCCTCCAGGCGCCGTGCTGCAGCCAGGAGCGGTGTTCGGCCCGCTCCAAGGTACGGGTCAGGGCTACTTCGGCCAGCTCAGCATGCAGAACGCCATGTCCCTCTGCATGCGCCGCGAGGCCCTGGAGCGATTGCAGGACGCGGGTATCCGCGGCCTCCGTGGCTGCCCCACCCAGGTGCGCTTCCGCACCAAGAACGCACCCGAACTGCGGGACATCCAACTCGAGTCACACGGGCGGCTCCACCCGGACTGCCTGCCGCCCGAAGAGCCTCGATGTCCCGTGTGCAATGTCGACAAGGGTTTCGTGCTCCCGGACCTGTACTGGCTCGACGCCACACGGATGCCGGAGCACGTGGACATCTTCCGCCTGGGCGAGGTCTCGGGAATCATCGTCGCCAATGAGCGCCTGGTGGATGCGGTGCACCACCTGGAACTGGATGGGGTCGTCTTCAAGGAGCTGGAGGCCCGTTGAGCCGCGCGGGCGTCCTTCCCGGCTCAGGCCACCCGCTCCACGGAGAAGCGCCGGGAAGGAGAGACCAGTTCCTCCTGGGCGGCCACGAGCCGCAGCTCCCGTGAGCCCGCCGCGTGCGTCGCGGCGAAGATGCCGAAGATGGAGGCAGCCGTCTCCCCGAGCGCCTCCCCCGCCTCCCGGCCACTCAGCAGGTGCGAGAGGAAGAGCGCCGCCACGGCGTCTCCCGCGCCATTGGGCGGAGGCTGCATCGGCAACTGCGGGGTGAGGACCAGCCAGGCGCCCGCATCCGTGGCCGCCAGCATCTCAATGGTCCCCGGCGCCGTCTCCTCCCGCAGCAGGCTCGTCACCAGCACCACGCGCGGGCCCTTCTCGCGCAGGGCCGCGGCGGCCTTCAACGCGTCGTCCAGGGTGCGCACCGTGCGGCCAGTGAGGTACTCCAGCTCGAACTGGTTGGGCGTAGTGATGTCCGCGGCCGGGACCGCCCGATCGCGCATGAACTCGGGGATGCCCGGCCGCACGAACATGCCTCGGCCCACGTCCCCCATCACCGGATCGCAGCAGTACAGCGCCTTCGGGTTGGCCGCCCTCACCTTCGCCACCGCATCGAGGATCGCCGAGCCCGTCTCCGCGTTCCCCATGTAGCCGGACAGCACCGCCTGGCACTCTCCCAGCACACCCCGCTCGGCGATGCCGTTCACCACCTCCGCCACGTGCGAGGGCTCGAATACCTGCCCACGCCACTGGCCGTAGCCGGTGTGGTTGCTGAACTGCACCGTGTTGACCGACCACACGTCGTGACCGAGGCGCTGCAGCGGAAAGGTCGCCGCCCGGTTGCCGACGTACCCGTAGGACACATGCGATTGAATGGAGAGGATGGCCACGAGCTATTCACTGCCACGGGCCAGCCCTCGCGTCCACCCCTACGACAGTGGGAGCTCCAACGTGGCGGTGGCGCCCCTACCCGGTCCCTCGCTCTCCAGGGAGAGGTTGCCTCCCAGCATCTTCGCCGCCAGCGCGCTGGAATGCAGGCCCAGGCCATGGCCGCCCTCGCGCGTCGTGAAGCCTTGGGAGAAGAGCCGCTCGCGGTGCTCGTGCGCGATGCCGATGCCGTTGTCCTCCACCAAGATGCGCGCCACGTGGCCCACCGCCTCGAGCCGCACGCGCATGTGACGCTGTCCGGCGGGTAGCGACTGCGTGGCGTTCCGGGCGTTGCTGAACAGGTTGATGAGGATCTGCAACACCTTGTGTTTGTCCACACGAACCCTGGGCAGCGAGGGGAACTCCTCCCGGGTGACGATGATGCCGTGGCGCTGGAGCGCGGGCCGCTGGATGCTCAACGCATCCTCCAGGAGCTGGGAGAGGTCGCACTCCTCGGTGACGAGCGTGTTGCTCGCATAGTTCTGCTGGACGTGGACGATGGCGCGGATGTGCTCGATGTGCAGGCCCATCGCATCCAGGCCATCCTTGAAGGACCCCCGCTCCTCGAGCAGCGCGTCGGCCAGGGCGGAGAGGTAGCTCGACAGCCGGGAGCCATTGGGATCGCGGGTGAGGAAGTCCGCCAGGTCGTCCCGGTGCTCCTCGAGCAGCGAGGTGGCCTGCTTCAACCGCCCCATGCGTGAGGAGCCCACCATCTCGCGCATCGTCTGGAGGTTGATGACGGCGCTGGTGAGGACGTTGCCCACGTTGTGGAGCACGTTGGCGGCGATCTCCGCCATGCCGGCCGCGCGAGCCATGTCCACCAGCCGGGATTGGGTCTGCTTCAGCTCCCGGGTGCGCTCCTCCACCCGCTTCTCCAGGTCGTCATTGGCGCGGCGCAGGGCCGTCTCGGCGCGTTGGACCTCGGTGTACAGCCGGGCATTCTCGATGGAGATGGCGGCCTGGGAGGCCAGCTGGCCGAGCAGCGACAGGCGCGCCGGGGTGAAGGCGTTGGTGGCCAGGTCGTTCTCCAGGTACAGCACGCCGCGAAACTCCTCCTGGCGCAGCAGGGGCAGGCAGAGCACGGAGCGGGCACGGCCACGCGCGAACCACGCCTCGGAGGAGAACGGGTGGGGCTGGGTGACGTCGCCGATGAGCACGTGCTCCCGCGTGCGCTTCACGTAGGAGATGACGGACCACGGAAGCGAGGGCTCGTCCGCGCCCGGGGTGGAGCCCTCGGGCGAGGTGCCCGAGACGGCGACGACCAGGAGCTTGTCTCCGTCGGGCAACAACAAGGCCCCGCGCTGGGCTCCCGCGTTCTCCATGGCGACACGCAGCAGCGTGTTCGCCAGCCGCTCGAGGACGATCTCCCCGGAGATGGCTTGCTGGGCCTTCACCACGGTGAGCGCGTCGATCTGCGAGGAGCCCGTGTCCGTGGTGGTCTCATCGGCGGTGTCACTGGAGGCCAGGTGCGGCCACCACGTCTCCAGATGTCTGGCCTTCCCCCTCGCGCCCCAGCGCAGCCAGTCCTGCCGGGACTTGCGCGCGTAGGAGTCCGCGATGGAAGGCATGCGCTGGTCGCGCCAGAAGCGGGCCGCCAGCTCACTCGCGAGGGCCGCGTAATGGTGGAAGCCCCGCGCCCGAGCGGAGTGGAGAGCCTCCTCGTAGGCCCGGAAGGCGTCATCCTGGCGGCCCGAGACGCGCGCCAGCTCCCCGAAGGCGAGCCTCTCGGGCACCTGGAAGGTCTCGGGACAGGCGCTGACCCACTCCGCCAGTTGCCGATGGTCCCCGCGCAACTGCTCGAGGGCCCGGTCTCGCTCCCCGGGCGGCAGCTCCTCCATGCAAGCGGCCAGGGACAGAGCCCGGAAGAGGTGGAAGTCCAGCAGTTGGATGTGGCCGAGCGAGGACCAGAGCAGCTCGCTGGCCCTGGCTCCCGCGGAGAGCGCCTCCTGGTAGGCGCCGCACATGAAGCGCGACTGCATCTTCAGGATCCAGTACCAGCACCGCAGGGTGCTCATGCGCTCCGGCGACAGGGCCGCCTCGAACGCCTCCTCGTCGAAGTCCTCCCCGCTCAGGGAGCTGAACGAGGGCGTGAGGCCCCGGAGCTGCTGCACGTAGCGCTGGGTGAAGTGGATGATGTCCCGTGAGTCCACGAAGCCGGCCCGGCGGGCGAAGTCCAGACGCGCCACCGACTCCTGATAGACCTCCCCCAGGTCGTGTCCCAGCGAGAGACGATCCGTGACGATGTGGTTGCTGCAGTAGCCGGCCACCTGGATGTCACTGGCCTGGAGCGCGGCCTGGAAGGCCTCGCGGATGAGCTCCAGGCAGGTGGAGAGCGGCTGGGTCCAATAGCTGATGATCTCCATGCCATAGAGCGCCTTGCCCCGAAAGGCGGTCAGCGCATGGCGCTCGACGAGATCACACGCGAGCTGACCGAAGGCCTGGGCCTCCCGGTAACGCTTGAAGGCGGGTCCCAGCACGATGCCGTACCAGGAGTACCCGTGCACGGAGGCGGCCGTGTTGCCGTGGCGGAGGCTCAGGGAGACCATCCGGCTCAGGTGGAGGATGAGCAGGTTGGAGTCCGTGACGTACGACGGCGCGAACAGGGCGCCGAGCATGCTCATCACCGCCTCCAGGTCCGGGTCGTCCGTGAAGGGCAGCTCGATGAGGCTCTCGATGGAGCGGCCCCCCAGCAGCGTCCGCACCTCCTCTTCGGCCGCCACCACCTCCTCCCAGGTGGGATGGGGTGACATCGGCATGCCCATCAGCGCCAGGCCCTCCAGCAGGCAGGTGATGGCGCTCTGGAGGTCTCCCGTCCCGGCGAGGATGTTGGTCTTCAGGCAGTAGGCGGCCGCCGTCTCCACCCGGGTGCGGGTCCGGGCCAGGAGCTCCTCCACCAGGCGGAGCGCCTCGGCGGCGTTGCCGTTCATGAACTCGCAGTTCGCGTGCTCCAGACGCAGCTTGAAGGCCAGCTCCGGTTCCGTCTCCCAGGGATTGCCGGGCAGCAACTGGAAGGCCTTGGAGAGATAGGCGACGGCCGAGCGGAACGCGGTCGACGCCTTGGCCCGCCTGCCCGCCTCGGCGTTCAGACGCGCCACGTGCAGGCGCTCCTCGGGAGCCTCCAGGAGCTCGAACCCCGCGTTGAACTGGCCCACGACATCGAAGAGCTTCTCCTGCACCTCTTCCGGCGACAGGCTGGCCAGCAGCAAGCGGCCGATGCGCAGGTGGATGACCTTGCGCTCCTGCT
This is a stretch of genomic DNA from Archangium violaceum. It encodes these proteins:
- a CDS encoding alpha/beta hydrolase — encoded protein: MEPLDTLRLILAGLLFGLGLLGLFKAPLGSLWKPAVAATEWGHVLAVFPLLLLLLPGGTGFGARVAWCLAALAVILLLSSLIRALRYVKGLEADFAKTFGPVQPRTLPGAPARTAPLVLGDLLSVSTPVVTPTRHTYREVDGHVLQLDLYRSPGAPRPLPLVVVIHGGSWNSGDSSQLNWLNNYLSARGFAVAAINYRLAPRHTFPAQRDDVLAALSWLRENASQLELDPSRIAFLGRSAGGQLALLAAYTARDPAIRAAVALYAPTDLNWGWANPTNPRVMDSPKTLSEYLGGTPAQVQAHFDAASPIDFVLPSSPPTLLVHGTRDELVLAEQSRRLARRLEQANVPHLQLELPWATHGCDANPAGPGGQITTWAVERFLAAAFQDAPRPSAG
- the pdxY gene encoding pyridoxal kinase PdxY codes for the protein MAILSIQSHVSYGYVGNRAATFPLQRLGHDVWSVNTVQFSNHTGYGQWRGQVFEPSHVAEVVNGIAERGVLGECQAVLSGYMGNAETGSAILDAVAKVRAANPKALYCCDPVMGDVGRGMFVRPGIPEFMRDRAVPAADITTPNQFELEYLTGRTVRTLDDALKAAAALREKGPRVVLVTSLLREETAPGTIEMLAATDAGAWLVLTPQLPMQPPPNGAGDAVAALFLSHLLSGREAGEALGETAASIFGIFAATHAAGSRELRLVAAQEELVSPSRRFSVERVA
- a CDS encoding glycoside hydrolase family protein, translating into MRRLVAPSFIVILMLLGCETSTPATVEPTPEDAGTQTPPLPTKSAKRGIAFDLATPEDLAALSPGVSWWYNWSPQPHRNVPTDYRSRYGMDFLPMLWNGNFDATSIEAFLKAHPEIKYLLLLNEPNLTDQANMSPQDAARLWPRYESVAANTGVKLVGPAMSWGTYPGYSDPVVWLDAFYAAYRAANGNRDPRIDYLAFHWYDYGLAGQLDRLKKYGKPFWVTEFANCHSQKDGAQIDSVAKQKAQMTEMVAVCESREDVFRYAWFTGRWTNDPCFASLLGAPGTLTELGAHYLAQPFH
- the sitI6 gene encoding SitI6 family double-CXXCG motif immunity protein, yielding MKFYELNRDPSPRNTGNLNAAHAWKLPGVEPCPACHLQPEMHTFAQYPCVDLSGLPLEEQKKLSSAWPVPHEEFIRRRELVRPLAPPGAVLQPGAVFGPLQGTGQGYFGQLSMQNAMSLCMRREALERLQDAGIRGLRGCPTQVRFRTKNAPELRDIQLESHGRLHPDCLPPEEPRCPVCNVDKGFVLPDLYWLDATRMPEHVDIFRLGEVSGIIVANERLVDAVHHLELDGVVFKELEAR
- a CDS encoding DUF2381 family protein, producing the protein MFTLLSAALLMMVLVAGGSAAAQTCPPLGEAEGRCIELTADGAGEVSEAQLSPGLATTFLFDSDVRADSVLPENREHFEVMDLGKRTLTLVPSERMLGKNPSTVTVCFASNEAPACATFRLLLHPSIGERQVRIFRHPRPVESIQAELKKAYAESAKLQAELVQMRAEQGEPGGLTGMFVSGMVDTRGIHCSEVRVVQRPGNALSALRIITCRARGRMVMLVDLKNDDAAPWMPQGARLTGPKGEELKGAVWTPEPVRLGKSRPLYIEVQAEDARTVGPFTLKLWEADGPRTVTLGNVAFPVLTEGPGL
- a CDS encoding serine/threonine protein kinase produces the protein MGLVYRLPEIGELVGGYRMVEKLGSGSYGHVYKAEQAQCFYAVKFLRGRLLHDRARREIRILLHLEHPDVVRFYGCGYWPDPFIGHSYLVMEFAGGRTLEAYASEENPSARRSARIVLDTALTLGEVLRQGVMHRDLKPDNIIIRDVNSRPLLIDFGVGTLVGAPAVTSSRLPPGTLEFRAPEAWRFSQESDSEHYEYGPADELWALGVTFYWLLTDVLPFGDRDDEEDGGLAERILHQTPVAPHLLNPRVPRALSDICMRMLEKEPTARYASVVEFCAALDAAMAEAEPDSCWDLPLFEPDALHARTTEEDPARVDVNDSTRWLRRWMKEKRRRGLKPPEKTDTTPTPVAGVLATVPEQNEPVVAPVPPPEPIAPPVSRTPAPSELPRAIPAPRPAMTRHRTRLATATGLAAVVLGISLLSSSILFPPVSAPLDTSSKATTTLQSESGHEVAWSAKPLDPPGGEGAEPAMGSISAPVMITMLPKDHTSEKPQEKKQKVLERAAKVIGTGLVCKALAGCPAPQQVRPTPEPAACPAGSTEAMADKLGVRVGEMVSGYLSTKGGAQDITVRQGATSIELGPLKPDKEGGDIFLSGILTIGEERVYGQFTQARIRDGQPFPVCFEMRDIFKRGKGSAISERHGDPDSARIWSTVDLKAVDRFE